ATGGCGACACCTATGTTCTACCCATGTAACTACGGCTACGTAAACAACACGCTATCGCTAGACGGCGACCCTGTTGACGTACTAGTACCAACACCTTACCCATTAATTCCGGGTGCGGTTATTAAGTGTCGTCCTGTTGGCGTACTTAAAATGACGGATGAGTCTGGTGAAGATGCGAAAGTGATTGCGGTTCCAGTTAGCAAACTAACTAAAATGTACGATCACATTACTGACATCAACGACGTAGACCAACTATTAAAAGACCAAATTAAACACTTCTTTGAGCGTTATAAAGAGCTTGAAGCAGGTAAATGGGTAAAAGTTGAAGGTTGGGAAGACGCAAAAGCTGCGAAAGAAGAAATCCTAACTTCTTTTGAGCGTGCTAAAGCCTAAGCAAACAGCCTTCTATTTCCAAGAAGACTAACACCATGATAAAGCTCGCAATTGCGAGCTTTTTTTTGTATGATTCCCGCAGTTTTTCGCACTCCAAATGTACGTTTCTATCGCACCTTAACATACGCTCACAACTTGAAAGCATGTAAGGTATTGTTCAAATAAAAGGGCGATTACAGCCTGTTTTGCTATCTATGCAGTAAAGCTATCATAAGGAATATATAATGAAGTTCCGCGCCTTTTTTGCCCGCCCTGAAAACCTACTACTGCTAATGGCGTTTGTGATGCCTCTCACCTTTTCGGTATGGAATGCATTACTGAACAACTTTGTTATTGAAAAAGCACAGTTTACGGGTAAAGAAATTGGCTTACTGCAAAGCTTACGAGAAGTACCCGGCTTTTTAGCCTTTACCGCTATCTACTTGTTAATTTTTATTAAAGAGCAACGCTTTGCCATTTTATCGTTATTGGTAATGAGTGTTGGCGTAGCGATTACTGGCTTCTTTCCCAGCGTTATCGGCTTGTATCTCACCACTATACTAATGTCGGTTGGCTTTCATTATTTTGAAACGGTTAATCAGTCACTGACTTTACAATGGGTACATAAAGATCACACCGCACACTTTATGGGTAAAGCGTTAGCGGTTAAAGCATTTGCTTCATTGCTGGCGTTTTCTTCCATCTGGCTATTAATGGAATGGCTGCAAGTTAGCTATCAAACTATGTACCTGTTAGCCGGAGGGGTTGGTATTGCTGTCGTTTTCGCTATTTGGCTGATGTTTCCTCAATTTAAACAACCTCATACGCAACATAAAAGCATCATCCTACGCAAAAAGTATTGGCTTTATTACTCACTGACGTTTTTAAGCGGTGCTCGTCGCCAAATTTTTATGGTGTTTGCGGGTTTTATGATGGTAGAAAAGTTTGGTTATAGCGTGGGCGATATCTCGCTGCTATTTGGCATAAATTATGTGTTTAATTTATTATTTGCCGCCAAAATTGGTAAATGGATTGGCAAAGTAGGCGAACGTAAAGCACTAACACTAGAGTACATAGGGTTAATTTGTGTGTTTACAGGTTACGCATTTGTGGAAAATAGCACTATTGCGGCTGGCTTATACGTTATTGATCATTTATTTTTCGCCCTTGCCATTGCAATAAAAACGTACTTTCAAAAAATTGCTGAGCCAGAAGACATTGCCGCATCAGCAGCGGTAAGCTTTACCATTAATCATATTGCAGCGGTGGCGATCCCTGCGTTACTTGGCATATTATGGTTATATTCAAACATTGCGGTATTTATGATAGGTGCGGGCTTTGCGCTATGCTCGTTAGTGCTTTCGCGCAACATTCCGTTTGCTCCTAGCCAGCAGAATATTGTGATGTATGGTAATGACAGGTGGACTGTTAAACAAACTTAGTTGATATAACGTGTAGAACGGGAAAAAAGCTTAATGACGCTGCAACATATTTTATCGCTTTCAGAGGTAACATTTAGCTGGCCAAAGCAAGTTACCCCCACAATTAAGATACCGCATTTAGCAATTAACCAAGGTGAAAAGGTGTTTATTAAGGGTGCGAGTGGCTCTGGTAAATCGACCCTGCTGTCTTTAATAACAGGGATTAATACACCACAACATGGCGATGTAGTATTACTGGGTAAACCCATTAGCCAGTTGCCACAGCGTAAGCGCGATATTTTTCGTGCCGATCATATTGGTTATATTTTTCAACAATTTAATTTATTACCTTATTTGTCGATTATTGAAAATGTGATGCTAGGCTGCCAGTTTTCTCGTTATCGTGAGGCTAAAATCATTAATAATGGCAGTACATTAGTTGATGAAGCAACGCGCTTATTAACCCATTTAGGCCTGCCTGAGGCGCTGCATGCACGCTCGGTAGCAGAATTGAGTATTGGTCAACAACAGCGTGTGGCCGCAGCTCGCGCACTGATTGGCTCGCCCGAAATACTCATTGCCGATGAACCTACTTCTGCCCTCGATTTTTCTGCACGTGAAGCGTTTATGTCTTTGTTACTTACCGAATGCACTAAAAGTAAAACCAGTTTATTGTTTGTTAGCCACGACCCTACATTGCAACATATGTTTGATTACGTGATTGACTTCGCTCAGTTAAATCAGGCCGCAATACACACTCATGTGGGCACAGCGAGTGTAGGGGCGAACGCATGCTAGTATTTAAACTTGCACTGAAGAGCTTACTTAACCGCCGTTACACGGTGTTGCTCACCATGCTATCGATCGCCATAAGCGTTACCCTGTTGCTCAGCGTTGAGCGCATTCGTACTCAAACGAAAGCAAACTTTGCTAATACGGTGTCTGGAACCGACATGATTGTTGGTGCGCGAACAGGTGAAATTCAGTTATTACTTTCTTCTATTTTTCACATTGGTAATGCCACGAATAACGTGTCGTGGCAAACCTACCAACGCATTGCTAACCAGCCCAATGTAAAATGGTCGATCCCACTTTCGCTGGGCGATTCGCATAAAGGTTACCGTGTTGTTGGCACGACTAATGCGTTTTTTCAGCACTACCAATTTGGTAATAAACAAGCGTTAATATTGGCTGAAGGTCACTCTTTTTCTCGCTCATTTGATGTGGTACTTGGTGCAGCGGTAGCCGCAACGTTAAATTATAAAATGGGCGACCAGTTAGTCATGGCGCATGGAACAGGCAATACAAGCTTTGCCATGCACAACCATGCTCCTTTTACTGTGACAGGCATTCTGCAAGCCACCGGCACCCCTGTTGATCGTGCTATTTATGTGTCGTTAGCAGGCATTGAGGCCATGCATAGCACTGGCCACGCCAAAGAAGCGAGTGATCACAAACACGAGCATAAAGATGAAGATGAACACGAGCATGAACATGAACATGAACATGAAAAGCCTACGCAACTGCTGCAAAACCAGCCGCCGCAACAGATCACCGCTTTTCTACTAGGGCTAAAAAGCCGTATTATGACGCTAATGGCACAAAGACAAATAAATCAATTCAAGGCTGAGCCATTACTAGCTATTATGCCCAATCTAACCTTGCACCAGCTCTGGGAAATGATGGACTTAGTAGAGCAAGCATTACTGATTATTTCAGCATGTGTATTGGTATCAGCCCTGATTGGCATGCTAACCACATTGTTAACCTCGTTAAATGAGCGCCGCCGCGAAATGGCAATATTACGCTCGGTTGGTGCAAGGCCTCATCACATTATTATTTTAATGATTAGCGAAGCGTTTCTAATTACCTTGTTTGGCTGCCTATTAGGTATCGCATTACTTTATGTGAGTATGATAGCTTTACAGCCTATCGCTGCGTCAACATTGGGCGTTTATCTAGAATTATCATTTATTAGTCGATTAGAGTGGCAGTTGCTCTCGGTCATTTTAGGCGCAAGTGTTATTATTGGAGCCATACCAGCGTTTAAGGCTTATCGTATGTCGCTCAGTGATGGCATGAACGTAAAGGTCTGATCGGTAACTCATTGGAAAACAACATGACATTTTATATTTTTAAGCAATTAACATTAAGTGCTGCATTTGTATTACTAGCGGGAGTAAGTGCCAGCATTACAACACCGTTTGCTTATGCTGCAAATAAAACCACCGCAACAGTTAGCTCAAACGAAATACAAGAAATCTTCTGGGACGACTTAATGCCCATCGGCTTTGAGCCAGAACAGTCCGCAGTTGATCATGACGCCACAGACTTAGCCAGTGCGCAAATGTCGTTAGATGCACCTGTTGTGGACAGCTTAAATGGAAAGACCGTTAAAATCCCTGGCTTTGTAGTACCGTTAGAAGGGAATGACACTCATGTTACTGAGTTTTTACTTGTACCGTTTTTTGGTGCATGTATTCATGTTCCACCACCGCCACCAAATCAAATTATCCATGTTAAGTATCCTAAAGGTGCTGCTGTTGACAGTTTATATGATGCCGTCGTACTTACGGGTAAAATTAGCACGAAAGGCTGGAAAGGTGATATTGCACAAGTTGGCTACACCATGGAAGGCATCACTATTGCGCCTTATGATGAATAAGTAAACCGCTAAATTTAAGCACTTATTTGCTTAATTTTTATAAAAAAATTCCGTATAAAATTTCGTTATTTAAAGTAAATTTAAAATATTGTGCTATATAAATATAAGCCCTTACTTCTATTCGGACTTTTTGTCTGTTGCGAGTAGTGCTTGAATTATTAGACTTTAACCAACGGAATTTTATATGAACTTTCTGCTCAGTTTAAAAATCGCGCAAAAAATATACATTATTCCAATAATTGGCACTATTAGCTTTCTGATTTACGTACTTATTTCCACTAATACTGCGCTAAATAACGTTGAAACACTACATGATGCACGAGACGTGCGTTTTCCTGTGTTACAAGCTGCTAGTCAAGCCCTTGTAGATATGCAAAATGTAAAAGAAAAACTCGAAAGTGCGGTTACCACAGGCGATGAAGAAGCGCTGAATGTGGCTAATACCTTGGCGCAGAAATTCCAAAAAGAGTTATCAGAAATCAAAGGCAATGCCCCTAAGCTATCCACTGAAGTCAGCAATATTGAGCAGCACTTTAACGCCTATTATGAAATGGCCTTTAAAGTCTCTCAAGAAATGGTCAATAACACCGCTGACTTTTCAACTCTGGCAGAACGCTCTAAAAAAATGAATGAGCACTTTGATACTGCCCTACAACAACTCAGTAAATTTCGTGATACCCAATTAGAACAGTTCAGAAGTACTATTCAAGGTGCTACTGATGAAGCACAAAACATGATTGTGATTGGTGCAATTATGTTTGTGGTCACCGCTCTATTGTTATTTATGACTGCTTATCCTGTGGTACGCGGTATTTCTAAAAGCATGAACCAAGTTATCACGTCATTAAAAGATCTTGCCGAGGAAGATGGCGACCTTACGGTGCGAATTAAAACCAGTAATAAAGATGAAATTGGTGATTTAGCATTTTGGTTCAATTCGTTTATGGAAAAACTGCAAGAGGTGATTCGTCAAATCGTACAAATTACTATTCCCCTGTCTGATTTAGCGCAGAAACTAAACCAACTGACAGAAGAAACCAACCATATCATTGCACAACAAAAACAAAGTGCTGAAAGTGCTAAACATGCCGTAGACAGTATGAGCATGAGCGTGGCCGATGTTGCTGCGAATGCAGCCGAAGCAGCCTCCGCCGCGAATGACTCAAATACAGCTGCTGAGCGTGGCCAAAATACGGTTAATCAAACCGTTTCTAGCATTAGAAATCTAGCTAGCAACATTAGTGAAACCGCTGAGGTGATCCAGCAGTTAGAAAACGACAGTACACAGGTTGGCGCTATTTTAGATGTGATTAAAAGCATTGCAGAACAAACCAATTTGCTGGCATTAAATGCTGCCATCGAAGCCGCACGAGCAGGAGAACAAGGGCGCGGATTTGCAGTTGTTGCAGATGAAGTAAGAACCCTTGCGTCACGCACTCAAGAGTCTACCGCTGAGATTCAAGCAACCATTGAGCAGCTACAAACCGCGGCGCGCAGTGCGGTACAAAAAATGTCGAACAGTACTTCTGAAGCGGAGTCTAGTGTGGAAACCGCAAATAGCGCGGGTTCTTCATTACAAGAGATCACCAGCACAATAAGTAAAATTAGCGAAATGAATACATTCATCGCCAAGTCCACCGATGACCAACAGCAAGTTTCTCAAGATATCGTTAGCAACGTCGATTTAATTTACGGTCATACTGATCAAACTGAAAAAAGCTCTGAGCAAATTTCCAATGCCAGTGCTGACTTGGCTGAACTTGCTCAAGATCTCGAAACCATCGCGCGACAATTTAAGGTGTAAGGCAGGCTAGAGTTGGATTATGGGCAACAATAGCGCTTAGCTAATACCGCTAGTACAGCTACTACGTATTTTGTTACATCAGCATGACACTGTATGGGCATCGCTAAATTCACTTTGCAATATCGCAAACAAATATTCGTCGCCCCATTCGCCTTTAAAAAATACATTCTTTATGAAATGTGCTTCTTGCCGAAATCCCAACGCACGAAGTAAACCACAAGAGGCGTCATTTCTCACGTCAGTAATAGCAATCACTCTGTGTTTGTTCATAGCGTTAAACAGGTAAGTTAATACACATCGAACCGCCGTTTTAGCGATACCAAGCCTTTGAAATTGCGGTGCAATAGTAAAACCGATTTCCACTTGATGCTCATCAATAAAGTGTACTGCGACATCTCCCGCTAATTGCTGCGTATGTTTATCAATGATCGCGAGCTGAAACCACTGCTCAGCCGCTCCGAACGCATCGTAATGAGTGCTTTCAAATAGCGCAATAGCATCATCAAGGTGGTACTCATGCCAGCTTTGGTACTTAGCGATTGAGGGGATCGCTCTATAGCGCGCAAACGCGGGTAAGTCGGCACTCGTGAATGGCCTAATAATAAGATGTTGAGTATTTAATGTAGGTGCCATATGTTGTCCTTAACATGTTTATTGTATTTAGCTGGCAGAAAATTGGTAAGCGCGTTTAATTTCCACAACTTCTACTGTATAAGCCTTATACCAATGATGCTGCCCATGCGCTTGTGCTAGCGCGTGTTCAGTATCGGACTTCCATTTCTTAATCGCAGCTTCATCATGCCAATAAGAGATAGCGATTTCTTCTTGCCCCTCAGTGACCGCTGTAAAGTCGATACAACCATACTCAGCGAAAGCTAGCTCGCGCATTTTTGTCGCGGTTGTGAGGTATAAGTCGTATTCTGCTGCACTTATATTAGGGTTCATGGTTGCTTTAAAAATCACTGCGAACATCATTTTCCTCTTATTATTCGTTCAATTTAGAACATGTTGGCGTCATTAAAATAGAACAAGCCAATGCCGAATGCCTATAAACAAAAACACCAACAGCCCAAGCCAGCGTAAATAATAATTTAACTTGAGCTGGCTTAATGACATATAGTTAGCACACAGTTCTGATGCTTGATAGGGAAAGATCACTAACGCAAATGCGATACCGGGAAGTATAAAGCTCCATGTACCAATTATTTGCCTTTGATAGCCTTCATCTACTATTAACGTTAAAAAAGACTCAATACCGCAGCCTAAGATAATAAACACATAGCTAATTAGGCAAACACACCCCACTATTTGAAACGTTGCTAAAGACTGTTTATCGACTGAATAAAAGTCACGATAAAAGTGTAGTGCTAACCACAATGTAGGTAGCACTAAACAAGCTAACAACATAATCGCCAAGAACATGAGATTGATATTGTTAAGGGATTACTTTGCTACTGGTGCAACTTTAGGTAACGACTTAGCCAACACTAAGTAACCTAATATACCCGATGCTAATGAGCCAATAATAATGCCTAGGCGCTCATCAAAGAGTAAATTTACGCCTGTTTCTTCGAATGCCAGTGAACCAACAAACAAACTCATGGTAAAGCCAATACCACATAGCGCAGCCGTACCGAATAATGAAGCCCAATTCATGCCTTTAGGTAGTTGAGTCATATTCATTTTGATTGCTAATCCGCACAAACCAAAAATACCCACTAATTTACCAATAAATAAACCTAGTGCGATGCCAATTGGCACATCATGTAACACTTGCTCTGCACTTATTCCTCGTAAATTTAACCCCGCATTGGCAAAAGCAAACACAGGTAATACAAAAAATGCGACGATTGAATGCAAATCGTGCTCTAGTGTTTTTAATGGGGATAATTTAGGGAACTCTTTTGATCTCATCGGGATAAACATTGCCAATAACACACCCGCCAAGGTGGCATGCACGCCTGACTTAAGCATTGCGGCCCACATAATAATGCCAATTAATATATACGGGCTTTTTGAGATCACATTAGCCCGGTTCATCATTGTTAAGATTGGAATACAAATGGCGACTGCTATTAATGCTGCCATTGATATTTTAGAAGTATAGAAAAAGGCAATAATCAATATTGCGCCAATATCATCAAATATGGCTAACGAGGTTAAAAACACTTTTAGTGTGACTGGCACTCTTGAACCTAGAAGACTTAACACACCTAAAGCAAAGGCGATATCCGTCGCCGCAGGTATTGCCCAACCTTTTACAGCAACGGGATCATCATAATTGAAATACACATAAATAAGCGCTGGCACTAGCATGCCACCTATTGCACCTATGCCGGGCAAAATAATGTTGCGCTTGTCAGATAGCTCCCCTTCTAGTAACTCTCGCTTGAGCTCTAATCCTACTAAAAAGAAGAAAATGGCCATTAAGCCGTCGTTTATCCATAATAACAATGGCTTAGCAATATTAAAGGTGCCAATGGTAATGGCGACGGGCGTAGATAAAAACAGTTTGTAATATTCATGTAGAAAAGTATTAGCACATACAATAGCTAGCAAAGCAGAACAGATTAATAGAATCCCCCCCGCAGCTTCCATTTTAAAGAACGAGCTAATAAACGATTCCGATTGTGTGTTCAAGGTTGTGTCATCCTATACTTTTAAAAAATTGCTTTTTAGTTTTCGTAATTATTGTTACAGGTAATGTTATGCTTTAAAAGCATTTTTATAGATTGTGAGGTATTTAATTGCCCTCCTCTTCGTCCGATTTTTTTCTTGCTAATAAAAAGCTTTTTAATTCTTGCGATGGCATTGGCTTGGCGTACATAAACCCTTGTACTTCTTCACACCCCATATCGCGTAATCTTTTTTCTTGCACTTCGGTTTCAACCCCTTCCGCTATCGTATGCAAGCCTAACTTTTTACCTAACTCGATAACTGTTTTGGCAAGAATGTCCCCTCCTTTTGGGTTTTCAATGTCTTTTACAAAGGCGCGATCTAC
This is a stretch of genomic DNA from Flocculibacter collagenilyticus. It encodes these proteins:
- a CDS encoding ABC transporter permease, with the translated sequence MLVFKLALKSLLNRRYTVLLTMLSIAISVTLLLSVERIRTQTKANFANTVSGTDMIVGARTGEIQLLLSSIFHIGNATNNVSWQTYQRIANQPNVKWSIPLSLGDSHKGYRVVGTTNAFFQHYQFGNKQALILAEGHSFSRSFDVVLGAAVAATLNYKMGDQLVMAHGTGNTSFAMHNHAPFTVTGILQATGTPVDRAIYVSLAGIEAMHSTGHAKEASDHKHEHKDEDEHEHEHEHEHEKPTQLLQNQPPQQITAFLLGLKSRIMTLMAQRQINQFKAEPLLAIMPNLTLHQLWEMMDLVEQALLIISACVLVSALIGMLTTLLTSLNERRREMAILRSVGARPHHIIILMISEAFLITLFGCLLGIALLYVSMIALQPIAASTLGVYLELSFISRLEWQLLSVILGASVIIGAIPAFKAYRMSLSDGMNVKV
- a CDS encoding methyl-accepting chemotaxis protein, with the translated sequence MNFLLSLKIAQKIYIIPIIGTISFLIYVLISTNTALNNVETLHDARDVRFPVLQAASQALVDMQNVKEKLESAVTTGDEEALNVANTLAQKFQKELSEIKGNAPKLSTEVSNIEQHFNAYYEMAFKVSQEMVNNTADFSTLAERSKKMNEHFDTALQQLSKFRDTQLEQFRSTIQGATDEAQNMIVIGAIMFVVTALLLFMTAYPVVRGISKSMNQVITSLKDLAEEDGDLTVRIKTSNKDEIGDLAFWFNSFMEKLQEVIRQIVQITIPLSDLAQKLNQLTEETNHIIAQQKQSAESAKHAVDSMSMSVADVAANAAEAASAANDSNTAAERGQNTVNQTVSSIRNLASNISETAEVIQQLENDSTQVGAILDVIKSIAEQTNLLALNAAIEAARAGEQGRGFAVVADEVRTLASRTQESTAEIQATIEQLQTAARSAVQKMSNSTSEAESSVETANSAGSSLQEITSTISKISEMNTFIAKSTDDQQQVSQDIVSNVDLIYGHTDQTEKSSEQISNASADLAELAQDLETIARQFKV
- the nhaA gene encoding Na+/H+ antiporter NhaA, producing MNTQSESFISSFFKMEAAGGILLICSALLAIVCANTFLHEYYKLFLSTPVAITIGTFNIAKPLLLWINDGLMAIFFFLVGLELKRELLEGELSDKRNIILPGIGAIGGMLVPALIYVYFNYDDPVAVKGWAIPAATDIAFALGVLSLLGSRVPVTLKVFLTSLAIFDDIGAILIIAFFYTSKISMAALIAVAICIPILTMMNRANVISKSPYILIGIIMWAAMLKSGVHATLAGVLLAMFIPMRSKEFPKLSPLKTLEHDLHSIVAFFVLPVFAFANAGLNLRGISAEQVLHDVPIGIALGLFIGKLVGIFGLCGLAIKMNMTQLPKGMNWASLFGTAALCGIGFTMSLFVGSLAFEETGVNLLFDERLGIIIGSLASGILGYLVLAKSLPKVAPVAK
- a CDS encoding GNAT family N-acetyltransferase, which encodes MAPTLNTQHLIIRPFTSADLPAFARYRAIPSIAKYQSWHEYHLDDAIALFESTHYDAFGAAEQWFQLAIIDKHTQQLAGDVAVHFIDEHQVEIGFTIAPQFQRLGIAKTAVRCVLTYLFNAMNKHRVIAITDVRNDASCGLLRALGFRQEAHFIKNVFFKGEWGDEYLFAILQSEFSDAHTVSC
- a CDS encoding MFS transporter, translating into MKFRAFFARPENLLLLMAFVMPLTFSVWNALLNNFVIEKAQFTGKEIGLLQSLREVPGFLAFTAIYLLIFIKEQRFAILSLLVMSVGVAITGFFPSVIGLYLTTILMSVGFHYFETVNQSLTLQWVHKDHTAHFMGKALAVKAFASLLAFSSIWLLMEWLQVSYQTMYLLAGGVGIAVVFAIWLMFPQFKQPHTQHKSIILRKKYWLYYSLTFLSGARRQIFMVFAGFMMVEKFGYSVGDISLLFGINYVFNLLFAAKIGKWIGKVGERKALTLEYIGLICVFTGYAFVENSTIAAGLYVIDHLFFALAIAIKTYFQKIAEPEDIAASAAVSFTINHIAAVAIPALLGILWLYSNIAVFMIGAGFALCSLVLSRNIPFAPSQQNIVMYGNDRWTVKQT
- a CDS encoding DUF3299 domain-containing protein, with the protein product MTFYIFKQLTLSAAFVLLAGVSASITTPFAYAANKTTATVSSNEIQEIFWDDLMPIGFEPEQSAVDHDATDLASAQMSLDAPVVDSLNGKTVKIPGFVVPLEGNDTHVTEFLLVPFFGACIHVPPPPPNQIIHVKYPKGAAVDSLYDAVVLTGKISTKGWKGDIAQVGYTMEGITIAPYDE
- the ppa gene encoding inorganic diphosphatase, which translates into the protein MSLNDVPAGKNIPDEINVIIEIPANADPIKYEVDKDSGAVFVDRFMATPMFYPCNYGYVNNTLSLDGDPVDVLVPTPYPLIPGAVIKCRPVGVLKMTDESGEDAKVIAVPVSKLTKMYDHITDINDVDQLLKDQIKHFFERYKELEAGKWVKVEGWEDAKAAKEEILTSFERAKA
- a CDS encoding ABC transporter ATP-binding protein, yielding MTLQHILSLSEVTFSWPKQVTPTIKIPHLAINQGEKVFIKGASGSGKSTLLSLITGINTPQHGDVVLLGKPISQLPQRKRDIFRADHIGYIFQQFNLLPYLSIIENVMLGCQFSRYREAKIINNGSTLVDEATRLLTHLGLPEALHARSVAELSIGQQQRVAAARALIGSPEILIADEPTSALDFSAREAFMSLLLTECTKSKTSLLFVSHDPTLQHMFDYVIDFAQLNQAAIHTHVGTASVGANAC
- a CDS encoding antibiotic biosynthesis monooxygenase family protein, with translation MMFAVIFKATMNPNISAAEYDLYLTTATKMRELAFAEYGCIDFTAVTEGQEEIAISYWHDEAAIKKWKSDTEHALAQAHGQHHWYKAYTVEVVEIKRAYQFSAS